TTGCCGAAAGCATCAATGAAGAGCCGGGCTTCCTGTGGAAGATCTGGACAGAGAATGCTAATGAAAAGGAAGCGGGCGGCATCTATGTATTCGAAACGAAGGAGGATGCCGAGAACTACTTGAAGATGCATACGGAACGGCTCGCAGGTTTTGGCATTAAAGATGTGAACGGTAAGATATTCAATATCAATAGGCAGCTTTCAAAAACCAACAATGCACCGATAGAATAGAAAGAATGCAGGGCCCGAACGGGCTCTGCATTTTTATGTCATTCCTATACAAATAATAATCACTCTGTATTTTCCTGATTCAGATATTCTTCCAAATCGTTTTTAATATTGCTGACCTGTGGTCCATAGACAACTTGAATGCCATTTCCTTTTTTGACGATGCCGGTCGAACCAGTAGATTTTATTGCTTTTTCATCAACCTGGTCCATGTCATTCAAAGTCACCCTCAAACGTGTAGCACAGTTGTCGAGCTCACTGATGTTTTCAGCGCCGCCAAGACCTTTTGCCAACACCAGGGTACGCTCGCTGGCATTGACGACCTGCGTCATATCCTCTTCTTCCCTGCCCGGCGTCTTCAATTTCATTTTCTGTATCATGAAACGGAATGTAACATAATAGAGCAGGAACCAGACGATTCCAATTGGGATGACATAAAGGAAATTCGTCTTTTCATTCCCTTGCAGAACCCCGAATAGAATATAGTCGATGAACCCCCCACTAAACGTCTGCCCGATTGTGATGCTGAAGATATCAGCCATCATGAACGCCAGTCCATCATAGACTGCGTGGATCACATAAAGGATCGGGGCCACAAAAAGAAATGAAAATTCTATAGGTTCCGTAATCCCGGTGAAGAAGGAGGTGAGTCCAGCAGAAAGCATTAGGCCACCCACCACTTTCTTGTTCTCAGGCTTGGCAGTATGATAAATCGCAAGACATGCGCCAAGCAGCCCGAACATCATTGTGATGAACCTGCCGGACATGAAGCGGGAAGTACCTTCGTAGAACTTATCGACATCAGGGTCTGCAAGCTGCGCAAAGAATATATTCTGAGTGCCTTGTATCAACTGTCCACCAACTTCCATCGTACCTCCAAGACCTGTCTGCCAGAACGGCAGGTAGAATATATGGTGCAGGCCGAAGGGCCCGAGCAGCCTTAGGATCAATCCGAAGAGGAAAGTGCCAAGTGCACCCGTTCCCGTCACCAGATCCCCTGCACTGAAGATGAGCGACTGGATGGGCGGCCAGATGAAGTACATTGCAATCCCAAGGAACATTGCAGAGAACGAAGTGATGATCGGTACGAACCTCGATCCGCCGAAGAATCCAAGGAATTGGGGCAGCGTAATTTTGTAATATCTATTATGTAGGATGGACGTCAGAATACCAACGATGATCCCACCGAATACACCCGTCTCGAGACTCTGTATCCCTACAGTCGTTCCTTGTCCCACAGCTGCCAGATTGTCTTCTGCCAGGCTGCCGGTAATGCCAAGTATCGCATTGATCGTTGCATGCATTACGAAG
The sequence above is drawn from the Salinicoccus roseus genome and encodes:
- a CDS encoding monooxygenase, with the protein product MAVLLQVDFEMEGPFGTEMAEGFQDLAESINEEPGFLWKIWTENANEKEAGGIYVFETKEDAENYLKMHTERLAGFGIKDVNGKIFNINRQLSKTNNAPIE
- a CDS encoding maltose/glucose-specific PTS transporter subunit IIC; this translates as MKNLFSKAQSFGKSFMLPIAILPAAGLLLGIGGALSNPNTISAYPILDIAWLQSLFTIMASAGSIVFANLPIIFAVGVAIGLARNDKGTAGLAAVLGYFVMHATINAILGITGSLAEDNLAAVGQGTTVGIQSLETGVFGGIIVGILTSILHNRYYKITLPQFLGFFGGSRFVPIITSFSAMFLGIAMYFIWPPIQSLIFSAGDLVTGTGALGTFLFGLILRLLGPFGLHHIFYLPFWQTGLGGTMEVGGQLIQGTQNIFFAQLADPDVDKFYEGTSRFMSGRFITMMFGLLGACLAIYHTAKPENKKVVGGLMLSAGLTSFFTGITEPIEFSFLFVAPILYVIHAVYDGLAFMMADIFSITIGQTFSGGFIDYILFGVLQGNEKTNFLYVIPIGIVWFLLYYVTFRFMIQKMKLKTPGREEEDMTQVVNASERTLVLAKGLGGAENISELDNCATRLRVTLNDMDQVDEKAIKSTGSTGIVKKGNGIQVVYGPQVSNIKNDLEEYLNQENTE